In Bradyrhizobium guangxiense, the following are encoded in one genomic region:
- a CDS encoding DsrE family protein: protein MTGHAAPCRAAEPHKLALQISDDDPVKMRAVLDVAANVSRHYSGQGEDVEIVVVAFNGGLDMLLDDRSPVKERLANFLKSMPNVSFIACGNTLETLAAKEGRRPPLIEGVSVTQVGVAALMDLAEKSWTIVRP from the coding sequence ATGACAGGTCACGCTGCCCCGTGCCGGGCGGCGGAGCCGCACAAGCTTGCGCTGCAGATCAGCGACGACGACCCGGTCAAGATGCGCGCCGTCCTCGATGTTGCGGCCAATGTCTCGCGGCACTATTCCGGGCAGGGCGAGGATGTCGAGATCGTGGTGGTTGCCTTCAATGGCGGGCTCGACATGTTGCTCGACGACCGCTCGCCGGTGAAGGAGCGCCTGGCGAACTTCTTGAAATCGATGCCGAACGTGAGCTTCATCGCCTGCGGCAATACGCTGGAGACGCTCGCCGCGAAGGAGGGCCGACGGCCGCCGCTGATTGAGGGAGTCAGTGTCACCCAGGTTGGGGTTGCCGCGCTGATGGATCTGGCGGAAAAAAGCTGGACGATCGTTCGTCCCTGA
- a CDS encoding YeeE/YedE thiosulfate transporter family protein, translating to MTTITESYVREAKRAARIDWSPYLVGAGIGLLSWIAFAVFGDPLGVTTAYSRVASLFAVPAIGPEAVAQNSYWKSMPLKWDYGVWFLVGIPAGAFLSAVMSGTWRLELVPDVWKERFGPSIAKRFVGAFLGGIVIMYGARLAGGCTSGHGISGGLQLAVSSWLFLAVMFGTGLGISALMFRKR from the coding sequence ATGACCACCATCACGGAAAGCTACGTTCGCGAAGCGAAGCGCGCCGCGCGGATCGACTGGTCGCCTTATCTCGTCGGCGCGGGGATCGGGCTGCTGAGCTGGATCGCCTTTGCGGTGTTCGGCGACCCGCTCGGCGTCACCACCGCCTATTCGCGCGTCGCCTCGCTGTTTGCCGTCCCGGCGATCGGACCGGAGGCGGTGGCGCAGAACTCCTACTGGAAGAGCATGCCGCTGAAATGGGACTACGGCGTCTGGTTCCTGGTCGGCATTCCCGCAGGCGCGTTCCTCTCGGCGGTGATGTCGGGCACGTGGCGGCTCGAGCTCGTGCCCGATGTCTGGAAGGAGCGGTTCGGGCCGTCGATCGCCAAGCGCTTCGTCGGCGCATTCCTCGGCGGCATCGTGATCATGTATGGTGCTCGGCTTGCCGGCGGCTGCACCAGCGGACACGGCATCTCCGGCGGGTTACAGCTCGCGGTGTCGAGCTGGCTGTTCCTGGCGGTGATGTTCGGCACTGGGCTCGGCATTTCCGCGCTCATGTTCCGCAAGCGCTGA
- a CDS encoding YeeE/YedE family protein: MLTTVIDLLGEDRLSWLGGLLVGGLFGFFAQRSRFCLRAAAVEFSRGEGGPRLAVWLLTFAAALLGTQAFVALGWLDVSEARQLAQQGSISGALVGGVMFGCGMILARGCASRLLVLSANGNLRALLSGLVFAVTAQASYRGLLSPAREWVTNLWLVDGGPSRDIMAGFGAGLPEKLAFGGLWLIAGLAFALRSHLPRQLVFAALAAGAAVVAGWLFTYQLSQASFAPVTLKSLTFSGPSAELLMLVLNSSQLRLGFDLGIIPGVFLGSFAAAASAGELKLVGFSDGLGMRRYLLGAVLMGFGAMLAGGCAVGAGVTGASVFALTAWLVLGGMWLGARLTDLLVDRAGMPQPQQTAGSPAPGG; this comes from the coding sequence GTGCTGACGACAGTCATCGATCTGCTGGGGGAAGACCGGCTGTCATGGCTGGGCGGCCTCCTTGTTGGCGGCCTGTTTGGATTTTTCGCCCAGCGCAGCCGGTTCTGCCTGCGCGCTGCGGCCGTCGAATTCTCCCGCGGCGAGGGCGGGCCGCGCCTTGCAGTCTGGCTCCTCACCTTTGCCGCGGCGCTCTTGGGCACGCAGGCTTTTGTCGCGCTCGGCTGGCTCGATGTTTCCGAGGCGCGCCAGCTCGCGCAGCAGGGCAGCATCTCCGGCGCGCTCGTCGGCGGCGTGATGTTCGGCTGCGGAATGATCCTGGCGCGCGGCTGCGCAAGCCGGCTGCTGGTGCTCTCCGCCAATGGCAATCTCCGGGCGCTGCTGTCGGGCTTGGTGTTTGCGGTGACGGCGCAGGCGTCATACCGCGGTCTGCTGTCGCCCGCACGCGAATGGGTGACCAATCTGTGGCTGGTCGACGGCGGGCCCTCGCGCGACATCATGGCGGGGTTCGGCGCAGGCTTGCCCGAGAAGCTCGCCTTCGGCGGATTGTGGCTGATCGCGGGGCTCGCCTTCGCCTTGCGAAGCCATCTGCCGCGCCAGCTTGTCTTCGCCGCTCTGGCAGCGGGCGCGGCCGTCGTCGCCGGCTGGCTCTTCACCTATCAGCTTTCGCAGGCCTCCTTCGCACCGGTGACGCTGAAGAGCCTCACCTTCAGCGGGCCGTCGGCCGAATTGCTGATGCTGGTGCTCAACAGCTCGCAGCTCCGGCTCGGCTTCGACCTCGGCATCATTCCCGGCGTGTTCCTCGGCTCGTTCGCCGCCGCGGCAAGCGCGGGTGAACTGAAGCTCGTGGGGTTTTCGGACGGACTCGGCATGCGGCGCTATCTGCTCGGTGCGGTGCTGATGGGGTTCGGCGCGATGCTCGCCGGCGGCTGTGCGGTCGGCGCCGGCGTGACCGGCGCCTCGGTGTTCGCGCTCACCGCCTGGCTCGTGCTCGGCGGCATGTGGCTGGGGGCAAGGCTCACCGATCTGCTCGTCGACCGTGCCGGCATGCCGCAACCACAGCAGACGGCGGGCTCGCCCGCGCCGGGCGGCTAG
- a CDS encoding c-type cytochrome: MSKSPKFAAAALLVCVMTAPALAQQKTDAKADPRYHIGRAPTAAEIRGWDIDVRPDGQGLPEGKGTVAQGEKLFMDNCASCHGEFGEGNGRWPVLAGGKGSLTSDNPVKTVGSYWPYASTVFDYVRHAMPYGNAESFSVDEYYALVAYVLYLNDVITDQNFELSNKNFTSVKMPNEQGFVMDDRASSEKSFWQKDPCMKDCIAPVKITARAAAIDVTPEDSKDKKSRGVE, encoded by the coding sequence ATGTCGAAGTCGCCTAAATTCGCTGCCGCGGCACTGCTCGTTTGCGTGATGACCGCGCCCGCGCTCGCGCAGCAGAAGACCGATGCGAAAGCTGATCCGCGCTATCACATCGGCCGCGCGCCGACCGCGGCGGAAATCCGCGGCTGGGATATCGACGTGCGGCCTGACGGCCAGGGCCTGCCGGAGGGCAAGGGCACGGTTGCCCAGGGCGAAAAGCTGTTCATGGACAATTGCGCGTCCTGCCACGGCGAGTTCGGCGAGGGCAACGGCCGCTGGCCGGTGCTTGCGGGCGGCAAGGGCTCGCTGACATCGGACAATCCGGTCAAGACAGTGGGCTCGTACTGGCCCTATGCCTCGACCGTGTTCGACTATGTCCGTCACGCCATGCCCTATGGCAATGCGGAATCGTTCTCGGTCGACGAATATTATGCGCTGGTCGCCTACGTCCTCTATCTGAACGACGTCATCACCGACCAGAATTTTGAGCTGAGCAACAAGAACTTCACCAGCGTCAAGATGCCGAACGAGCAGGGCTTTGTGATGGACGATCGCGCCAGCAGCGAGAAATCGTTCTGGCAGAAGGATCCTTGCATGAAAGATTGCATCGCACCGGTGAAGATCACCGCGCGCGCGGCCGCGATCGACGTGACGCCTGAGGACAGCAAGGACAAGAAGTCGCGGGGCGTGGAGTGA
- a CDS encoding DsrE family protein has translation MQRRSMLRASLAGLFGALAMREAAAATEVPARQRVVYHLADAERVVFVLGNLQNHVDGVGGPGKADIRLVVHGPALRAFHALAADDHTVAMMTKLAEAGVGFDACANTMKAQGVKLDDLTPGFVVAEKGGVVRLAELQQQGYAYLRP, from the coding sequence ATGCAGCGCCGATCCATGCTTCGCGCGAGCCTTGCCGGACTATTTGGCGCTCTTGCCATGCGCGAGGCGGCCGCAGCGACGGAAGTGCCGGCGCGACAGCGCGTCGTCTATCACCTCGCCGACGCCGAGCGCGTCGTCTTCGTGCTGGGAAATCTCCAGAACCACGTCGACGGCGTCGGCGGGCCGGGCAAGGCCGATATCAGGCTGGTCGTGCATGGACCGGCGCTGCGCGCCTTCCACGCGCTGGCCGCCGATGACCACACCGTTGCGATGATGACGAAGCTCGCAGAGGCCGGCGTCGGATTTGACGCCTGCGCCAACACCATGAAGGCGCAGGGCGTAAAGCTCGACGACCTCACGCCCGGCTTCGTGGTGGCCGAGAAGGGCGGCGTGGTGCGGCTCGCCGAGTTGCAACAGCAGGGATATGCCTATCTGCGACCTTGA
- a CDS encoding alpha/beta hydrolase, whose amino-acid sequence MRWLMGLVVLVALAQPAGAAEQELELQVDGRTMLATLRTPAPMTPDTPLVVMTHGTLAHKDMEIIQDVAKALEQRGIASLAHTLSLGLDRRKGMYDCATRHDYVVDDAVAEIGDWVAKARGMSRFVVTLGHSRGGNQVARYLAASEAPPVAGAVLLAPVTAKADADLRASYAQTYGKPLGPLLEKATKAVAAGRGGEWMDAPGFIYCRNAVVTARAFVSFYGADAGQDTAALAARLKLPVLVLAATKDAVVPDVIASFTPLADSSGGRVQLATIEDADHFFRDLFAEDVADRIAEFIKQAR is encoded by the coding sequence ATGCGATGGTTGATGGGACTGGTTGTCTTGGTCGCTCTTGCGCAGCCGGCCGGCGCCGCCGAGCAGGAGCTGGAACTGCAAGTCGATGGCCGCACGATGCTCGCCACGCTGCGCACGCCGGCGCCGATGACACCCGACACGCCGCTCGTCGTGATGACCCACGGCACGCTCGCGCACAAGGATATGGAGATCATTCAGGACGTCGCGAAAGCGCTCGAGCAGCGCGGCATCGCCTCGCTCGCGCATACGCTATCGCTGGGGCTCGATCGTCGCAAGGGCATGTATGACTGCGCAACGCGGCACGACTATGTCGTCGACGATGCGGTTGCCGAGATCGGCGACTGGGTCGCCAAGGCGAGGGGCATGTCCCGGTTCGTCGTCACCCTCGGTCATTCGCGCGGCGGCAACCAGGTCGCGCGCTATCTGGCGGCGAGCGAAGCCCCGCCGGTCGCAGGCGCGGTGCTGCTCGCGCCGGTGACGGCAAAGGCCGACGCCGACTTGCGCGCCTCATATGCCCAGACCTACGGCAAGCCGCTCGGGCCGCTCCTCGAGAAGGCGACCAAAGCCGTGGCGGCGGGACGCGGTGGCGAATGGATGGATGCGCCGGGCTTCATCTACTGCCGCAACGCCGTGGTGACGGCGCGCGCCTTTGTGTCTTTCTATGGCGCCGATGCCGGCCAGGACACCGCGGCGCTCGCGGCACGCTTGAAGCTGCCGGTGCTTGTGCTCGCTGCGACCAAGGATGCGGTCGTCCCCGATGTGATAGCGTCCTTCACGCCGCTGGCCGATTCGAGCGGCGGCAGGGTGCAGCTCGCGACAATCGAGGATGCCGATCATTTCTTCCGCGACCTGTTCGCGGAAGACGTCGCCGATCGCATCGCCGAGTTCATCAAGCAGGCACGATAG
- a CDS encoding ArsR/SmtB family transcription factor, protein MSRANTRALERQAKDVASLMRMFANEHRLLIVCKLVEYGEANAGALAEEVGLSASALSQHLAKLKAEGVVAARRDSQTIWYRIADQRVEELFSTLHRLFCAPRKR, encoded by the coding sequence ATGAGCAGAGCAAACACCCGCGCGCTGGAACGGCAGGCCAAGGACGTGGCCAGCCTCATGCGCATGTTCGCCAACGAACATCGCCTGCTTATCGTCTGCAAGCTGGTCGAATATGGCGAAGCTAACGCCGGGGCGCTCGCCGAAGAGGTCGGCCTGTCCGCCTCGGCACTGTCGCAACATCTGGCCAAGCTGAAGGCGGAAGGCGTCGTCGCGGCGCGACGGGATAGCCAGACCATCTGGTACCGCATCGCCGACCAACGGGTCGAAGAGCTGTTTTCGACCCTGCACCGGCTGTTCTGTGCCCCTCGCAAGCGCTGA
- the soxC gene encoding sulfite dehydrogenase, with protein MSKMDSPRQSRRNFLATGAGVAASVLARPALAGGGNPANQPPNVPEWTRSLGEGVAVRPYGKPSKFEKDVVRRDVEWLTASRESSVSFTPLHELEGIITPNGLCFERHHGGIAEIDPADHRLMIHGLVERPLILTLEELKRYPRVNRIHFMECAANSGMEWRGAQLNGCQFTHGMIHCVQYTGVSLRTLLEEAGVKTNGKWLLVEGADAAAMDRSLPIEKALDDCIIAYKMNGEALYPEQGYPMRLVVPGWQGNLWVKWLRRIKVGDQPWHTREETSKYTDLLPNGKARRFTWSMDAKSVITSPSPQAPIKHGKGFTIVSGLAWSGNGKVKRVDVSLDGGRNWWPARLDGPVLDKALTRFYYEFDWNGEPLLLQSRVQDETGYVQPSKAELRKIRGVNSIYHNNGIQTWHVQANGEVENVEVA; from the coding sequence ATGTCGAAGATGGACAGCCCCCGCCAATCCCGACGCAATTTCCTGGCCACCGGGGCCGGCGTTGCGGCGTCGGTGCTCGCAAGGCCTGCCTTGGCCGGCGGCGGCAATCCGGCAAACCAGCCGCCCAACGTCCCCGAATGGACCAGGTCGCTCGGGGAAGGCGTTGCCGTGCGTCCGTACGGCAAGCCGTCGAAATTCGAGAAGGACGTCGTCCGGCGCGACGTCGAATGGCTGACCGCCTCGCGCGAATCCTCGGTGAGCTTCACCCCGCTTCACGAGCTCGAAGGCATCATCACGCCGAACGGCTTGTGCTTCGAGCGGCATCACGGCGGCATCGCCGAGATTGATCCGGCCGATCATCGCCTGATGATCCATGGCCTCGTGGAGCGTCCGCTGATCCTTACGCTCGAAGAGCTGAAGCGCTATCCGCGCGTCAACCGCATCCACTTCATGGAGTGCGCGGCCAATTCCGGCATGGAGTGGCGCGGCGCCCAGCTCAACGGCTGCCAGTTCACCCACGGCATGATCCACTGCGTGCAATATACCGGCGTCTCGCTGCGCACCCTGCTCGAAGAAGCGGGCGTCAAGACCAACGGCAAATGGCTGCTGGTCGAGGGTGCCGATGCGGCTGCGATGGATCGCAGCCTGCCGATCGAGAAGGCGCTCGACGACTGCATCATTGCCTACAAGATGAACGGCGAGGCGCTCTACCCCGAGCAGGGCTATCCGATGCGATTGGTCGTGCCGGGCTGGCAGGGCAACCTCTGGGTCAAGTGGCTGCGCCGCATCAAGGTCGGCGATCAGCCCTGGCACACCCGCGAGGAGACCTCGAAATACACAGACCTGCTGCCGAACGGCAAGGCGCGTCGGTTCACCTGGTCGATGGACGCCAAGTCGGTGATCACGAGCCCAAGCCCGCAGGCGCCGATCAAGCATGGCAAGGGTTTTACCATCGTCTCGGGGCTCGCCTGGAGCGGCAACGGCAAGGTCAAGCGCGTGGACGTATCGCTCGACGGTGGCCGCAACTGGTGGCCGGCGCGGCTCGATGGGCCCGTTCTCGACAAGGCGCTGACGCGCTTCTACTACGAGTTCGACTGGAACGGCGAGCCGTTGCTGCTGCAGTCGCGCGTGCAGGATGAGACCGGCTATGTGCAGCCGAGCAAGGCCGAGCTGCGCAAGATCCGCGGCGTCAACTCCATCTATCACAACAACGGCATCCAGACCTGGCATGTGCAGGCCAATGGTGAGGTCGAGAATGTCGAAGTCGCCTAA
- a CDS encoding YeeE/YedE thiosulfate transporter family protein, whose protein sequence is MTAMMTILGPLLMGGAFGFLLQRGKVTNCNVIENQFRLRDFTVLKVMGTAIVVGGIGVLLLVDTGNTKYYVKDANMLAVALGAALFGVGMVVYGYCPGTALGAIATGSVHALVGALGMVAGAILYALSFDWLKAHVLNVWALGKVRLPDVTNIPDIAWFAVLAVGAALFFWWVEASEAKQKRG, encoded by the coding sequence ATGACCGCAATGATGACGATCCTCGGCCCGTTGTTGATGGGCGGAGCGTTCGGCTTCCTACTGCAGCGCGGCAAGGTGACGAACTGCAACGTGATCGAGAACCAGTTTCGGCTGCGCGATTTCACCGTCTTGAAGGTGATGGGCACGGCAATCGTAGTCGGCGGCATCGGCGTGCTGCTGCTCGTCGACACCGGCAATACGAAGTACTACGTGAAGGATGCCAACATGCTGGCGGTTGCGCTCGGCGCTGCCCTGTTCGGCGTCGGCATGGTCGTCTACGGCTATTGTCCGGGAACGGCGCTCGGCGCCATCGCGACCGGCAGCGTCCATGCGCTGGTCGGTGCGCTCGGCATGGTCGCCGGCGCCATCCTCTACGCGCTGAGCTTCGACTGGCTGAAGGCGCATGTCCTCAACGTCTGGGCGCTGGGCAAGGTCCGCCTTCCGGACGTGACGAACATTCCGGATATCGCCTGGTTCGCCGTACTTGCGGTCGGCGCCGCGCTGTTCTTCTGGTGGGTTGAAGCTTCCGAAGCCAAGCAGAAGCGCGGCTAA